Genomic segment of Kibdelosporangium phytohabitans:
GCGAGTCGTCCGGTGATCACGTCAAGCCGAAACGCCCTGTCCTCGAACCGGTTCGGCTGCCTCGGTAGCACGCCTGCGGTACGCGCGGGCGACGTCGAGCAGGAACGCGGTGTCGCTCTCCAGGTCCCTGCCGCCCGCGACGGCGACCAGTTCGTTGTCGCGGGCAGGCGCGCCCGCTCGTTTCGCGGCCATCGCGGCGGCCAGCATGCTCGCCTCAACCAGCGCGTCGAGCTGCCTGCCGGTGACTCCGGCGGCGGTGGCGCGTGCGGCGGCCCCGGTCTCCGGGTCGAGGTACGGCTGCAGCGCCAGCCGCCCGTCCCTGATCTCGATGACCCGGCGGTACAACCGCAGGTCCACGTCGGTCGGCAGCAGGTCGAGCAGCGCGGGCCGGGGCGCGACGAGCGCGATCTGCGGCGTCGCCCGGTAGAGCGCCAGCCACAGCGGACGCAGCCGGTGGTAGTCGCGCAGCTGCCCGAACCAGCCGAACAACGCGGGCAGCCGGAGTTTGCGGGCCCATGTCGGCAGCGTCACACCGACGAGGACGAAAACAGCGGCCAGCAGCGGCAACATCCGGTCGAGCAACCCGCCGAAGCCCTTCGGGTACGCGACGCCGATGTCCGCCGCGCCGAAGAACAACGCCTTGTGCACGTGGTACAGCAGCGAACACGCGATGCCGACGGCGACAGCCCGCAGACCGAGCTTGCCGGCCACCGTTCCCGACAGCCCGCCGTACCGCCAGCACAGCACGATGGTCCGGACGAACGCCGGAGCCAGCCCGGCGACGAAAACCAGCCAGTACTCGAGCACCCACGGCTGTCCGGCGTACCGCCCGGCGAACCGGACGTCGTCGACCGGGGTGTCGGCGAGGACGAACAGGACCGTGATCGCCACCGCGACGGTCGCGGGCCACCAGATCTGCCTGGCGGGCCAGACCGACGGCGTTTCGTTGAGCCGCATCAGCAGGATCCGCGCCGACACGGCGACCAGCAGTACCGACAGGTGCGACAGCAGCC
This window contains:
- a CDS encoding MAB_1171c family putative transporter, translating into MNGWADWIRLYGPAILAWAFVVGKLVDRRRRAARTGSAIWFILFGLACSLTAMAPAPYRLISEVSGVPNLGRLLSHLSVLLVAVSARILLMRLNETPSVWPARQIWWPATVAVAITVLFVLADTPVDDVRFAGRYAGQPWVLEYWLVFVAGLAPAFVRTIVLCWRYGGLSGTVAGKLGLRAVAVGIACSLLYHVHKALFFGAADIGVAYPKGFGGLLDRMLPLLAAVFVLVGVTLPTWARKLRLPALFGWFGQLRDYHRLRPLWLALYRATPQIALVAPRPALLDLLPTDVDLRLYRRVIEIRDGRLALQPYLDPETGAAARATAAGVTGRQLDALVEASMLAAAMAAKRAGAPARDNELVAVAGGRDLESDTAFLLDVARAYRRRATEAAEPVRGQGVSA